From the Chiloscyllium plagiosum isolate BGI_BamShark_2017 chromosome 16, ASM401019v2, whole genome shotgun sequence genome, one window contains:
- the LOC122557810 gene encoding nuclear receptor-interacting protein 3-like isoform X2, translating to MFYSDILKENRRQQMDIREAASLRQQRRMKQAVQFIHKDSADLLPLDGLKKLGTSKETCAGKEMKVQIDTGSRYNLISSACVDKLGLQELMKTEKDDTEKYGMPLISKITGQIENVGITLGQLNVECSAAVVDDDDKNTLSLGLQTLRSLKCIIDMEKQYLILGEKEKEEIPFLGIDNIEDCSP from the exons ATGTTTTACTCGGATATCCTGAAAGAAAATCGACGCCAACAAATGGATATCCGAGAGGCTGCCTCTCTCCGCCAGCAGAGGCGGATGAAACAAGCAGTACAGTTCATCCATAAAGACTCGGCGGATTTACTGCCCCTGGATGGTCTCAAAAAACTGGGAACATCCAAAGAAACC tgTGCTGGAAAAGAGATGAAAGTGCAAATTGACACTGGTTCTCGATATAATCTCATTTCATCTGCCTGTGTGGATAAACTAGG GTTGCAAGAACTTATGAAAACAGAGAAGGATGACACTGAAAAATATGGAATGCCACTTATTTCAAAGATTACAGGacaaatagaaaatgttggaattacTTTAGGACAACTCAATGTTGAATGTTCAGCAGCTGTAGTAG ATGATGATGACAAGAATACCCTTTCCCTTGGGCTGCAGACATTAAGGTCTTTGAAG TGCATCATTGATATGGAAAAGCAATATTTAATCCTTGGAGAGAAGGAAAAAGAGGAGATTCCCTTTCTAGGAATTGACAACATTGAAGACTG CTCTCCATAA
- the LOC122557810 gene encoding nuclear receptor-interacting protein 3-like isoform X1: MFYSDILKENRRQQMDIREAASLRQQRRMKQAVQFIHKDSADLLPLDGLKKLGTSKETQPHNILQRRLLETNLSKFRANNRETWSSNNSFPVQNISFHQTKQEFHKKTQEEDLIFVRCKCAGKEMKVQIDTGSRYNLISSACVDKLGLQELMKTEKDDTEKYGMPLISKITGQIENVGITLGQLNVECSAAVVDDDDKNTLSLGLQTLRSLKCIIDMEKQYLILGEKEKEEIPFLGIDNIEDCSP; encoded by the exons ATGTTTTACTCGGATATCCTGAAAGAAAATCGACGCCAACAAATGGATATCCGAGAGGCTGCCTCTCTCCGCCAGCAGAGGCGGATGAAACAAGCAGTACAGTTCATCCATAAAGACTCGGCGGATTTACTGCCCCTGGATGGTCTCAAAAAACTGGGAACATCCAAAGAAACC CAACCACATAACATTTTGCAAAGACGTTTACTAGAAACCAACTTGTCAAAATTCCGAGCCAACAATCGAGAGACATGGTCTTCTAATAATTCATTTCCAGTTCAGAACATAAGTTTTCATCAAACCAAACAAGAATTTCACAAAAAAACACAGGAAGAGGACCTAATATTTGTGCGTTGCAAG tgTGCTGGAAAAGAGATGAAAGTGCAAATTGACACTGGTTCTCGATATAATCTCATTTCATCTGCCTGTGTGGATAAACTAGG GTTGCAAGAACTTATGAAAACAGAGAAGGATGACACTGAAAAATATGGAATGCCACTTATTTCAAAGATTACAGGacaaatagaaaatgttggaattacTTTAGGACAACTCAATGTTGAATGTTCAGCAGCTGTAGTAG ATGATGATGACAAGAATACCCTTTCCCTTGGGCTGCAGACATTAAGGTCTTTGAAG TGCATCATTGATATGGAAAAGCAATATTTAATCCTTGGAGAGAAGGAAAAAGAGGAGATTCCCTTTCTAGGAATTGACAACATTGAAGACTG CTCTCCATAA